A genomic region of Thermodesulfitimonas autotrophica contains the following coding sequences:
- a CDS encoding HyaD/HybD family hydrogenase maturation endopeptidase, with protein MQGDLRRLLVLGVGNVLLRDEGIGVHAVRELRQRGYPPEVEIVDGGTAGLDLLHFIEDASHLIVIDAVNGGAAPGTLFRFTPEELDGCVPVSGYSLHGVGLLEVLHLARAMGVLPPTVIFGIQPADLSWGTELSAPVAARLPRLLELIHEEIESWLTTAKLRLEAMEG; from the coding sequence ATGCAGGGTGATCTCCGGCGTCTTCTCGTTTTAGGTGTAGGAAACGTTCTCCTGCGGGACGAGGGGATTGGGGTCCACGCGGTGAGGGAGTTGCGGCAGCGCGGTTACCCGCCGGAAGTGGAGATCGTCGACGGCGGGACCGCGGGTCTGGATTTGCTTCACTTTATCGAGGATGCAAGCCATCTGATTGTGATTGATGCGGTGAATGGTGGCGCAGCGCCAGGAACGCTCTTTCGCTTCACGCCTGAGGAGCTCGACGGTTGCGTGCCCGTTTCCGGCTACTCTCTTCACGGTGTTGGCCTTCTTGAAGTGCTGCACCTTGCCAGGGCGATGGGCGTGCTGCCGCCGACCGTCATTTTCGGCATTCAGCCGGCAGATCTTAGCTGGGGAACGGAGTTGAGCGCGCCGGTGGCGGCGCGGCTGCCGCGCCTGCTGGAGCTTATCCACGAGGAGATAGAGTCCTGGCTCACGACGGCGAAACTGCGGTTAGAAGCTATGGAAGGGTAA
- a CDS encoding twin-arginine translocase TatA/TatE family subunit: protein MIPRIGPAELVLILGLAVVLFGPKKLPELGRSLGKTLREFRKSTQGADESNEAGGLAEKDGKAGEPVRS, encoded by the coding sequence TTGATTCCCCGAATTGGTCCTGCGGAGCTGGTTTTGATCCTTGGTTTGGCAGTAGTGTTGTTTGGCCCGAAGAAGCTGCCCGAACTCGGTCGTTCCCTGGGTAAAACGCTGCGGGAATTCCGGAAATCGACACAGGGGGCCGATGAGAGCAACGAGGCAGGCGGGCTGGCGGAAAAGGATGGAAAGGCGGGCGAGCCGGTCAGAAGCTAA
- a CDS encoding twin-arginine translocase TatA/TatE family subunit encodes MFQGIGVPELILIFAIALLIFGPSKLPEVGRSLGKTIREFRRSTREIAEDLTADVEEVKKEVEEVRKNLKES; translated from the coding sequence GTGTTTCAAGGTATCGGCGTTCCCGAACTGATTCTGATTTTCGCGATTGCGCTCCTAATTTTTGGCCCCAGTAAACTGCCGGAGGTTGGGCGGTCTTTAGGGAAGACAATCCGCGAGTTCAGGCGCTCCACCCGGGAGATAGCGGAGGACCTTACCGCGGACGTTGAAGAGGTCAAAAAAGAGGTGGAGGAAGTAAGGAAAAACCTGAAAGAAAGTTGA
- a CDS encoding hydrogenase small subunit produces MRRISRREFLRICTGATAGIGLLTALEPTIVNTLAQAAEGKPPVIWLQGSGCSGCSVSLLNTVSPSIEKVLLDIISLKYHNTLMASTGAKAYNFLAEMADKYAGQFVLVVEGGISTAAGGAYCYIAETEDEREISMLEALKHFGSKAAAVVAAGSCASFGGIPGAAPNPTGVVGVWEIIKDRPVVNIGCCPMHPDDFLGTLVYMLKYDDIPELDEYNRPKMFFPDIIHVGCPRCGYFARGIFAKNPGDEGCLAFVGCKGMVARARCHQRQWNNGTNWCIAAGAPCQACSEPTFPDECSPLYGRYRVSD; encoded by the coding sequence GTGCGCCGCATTTCGCGTCGGGAATTCCTACGCATTTGTACCGGGGCGACGGCCGGGATTGGGTTGTTAACCGCTTTGGAACCGACGATCGTGAATACCTTGGCGCAGGCGGCGGAAGGCAAGCCGCCGGTTATCTGGCTTCAGGGCTCGGGCTGCAGCGGTTGTTCTGTTTCGCTTCTAAACACCGTGAGCCCCAGCATCGAAAAAGTCCTTCTCGATATTATTAGCCTCAAGTACCATAACACGCTAATGGCCAGCACGGGCGCGAAGGCTTATAACTTCCTCGCGGAAATGGCCGATAAATACGCCGGGCAGTTCGTTCTGGTGGTTGAAGGTGGTATTTCCACCGCAGCGGGCGGGGCTTATTGCTATATTGCCGAAACCGAAGATGAGCGAGAGATTTCTATGCTCGAGGCGCTTAAACACTTCGGCAGTAAAGCGGCTGCGGTCGTGGCTGCTGGTTCCTGCGCGTCTTTCGGCGGCATTCCGGGTGCCGCGCCTAACCCTACGGGAGTGGTAGGGGTCTGGGAGATTATCAAAGACCGGCCTGTGGTCAATATCGGGTGCTGCCCGATGCACCCTGACGATTTTCTCGGCACCCTTGTTTACATGTTGAAGTACGACGATATTCCCGAGTTAGATGAATACAACCGGCCGAAGATGTTTTTCCCCGACATCATCCATGTTGGCTGCCCCCGCTGCGGCTACTTTGCCAGGGGCATCTTCGCGAAGAATCCCGGAGACGAGGGCTGCCTTGCCTTTGTCGGGTGCAAGGGTATGGTGGCGCGCGCCCGGTGTCACCAGCGGCAGTGGAACAACGGGACCAACTGGTGTATCGCTGCCGGGGCGCCGTGCCAGGCCTGCTCGGAGCCGACATTCCCCGACGAGTGCAGCCCGCTTTACGGCCGTTACCGCGTGAGTGACTGA
- a CDS encoding nickel-dependent hydrogenase large subunit, whose protein sequence is MRETTNSKGLVKINLDPVNRIEGHMKIKVLVENGKVVDAYSCGHLFRGFEIILKGRDPRDAQHLTQRVCGVCPTAHAMASARCLDDAFGAVVPPNGRIIRNLIQGANYIQSHILHFYHLAALDYVRGPETAPFIPRTGDDYRLPDAVNDMAVQHYVQALAIRRRAHEMLAIFGAKMPHITTIMPGGVTEKVTPEKVNQFRAILQELTDFIDNVYVPDVFMIAEAYKDYFAIGQGCKNMLAFGVFPLDDDRDPNGQNMMIKRGAYTRGRFTGVDPKKLTEDVKHSWFKDETSGLHPAEGRTEPEPGKPDAYSWIKAPRYDGLPHEVGPLARMWVNKVPEVVNLGEKAFSVMGRHAARAIECKLIAHAMFAWLDQLKPGEPTHMPCSVPQEARGMGLWEAPRGALSHFIEIKDYRIQNYQIVSSTSWNGSPRDDRGQRGPIEEALVGTPVKDPENPIEVVRVVRSFDPCLACAAHLVEVASDRCHTIQVVT, encoded by the coding sequence GTGCGCGAGACGACGAATAGTAAAGGTCTGGTCAAGATCAACCTCGACCCGGTGAACCGGATCGAAGGGCACATGAAGATAAAGGTTCTGGTAGAAAACGGCAAGGTGGTTGATGCCTATTCTTGCGGTCATCTCTTCCGGGGGTTCGAGATTATCCTGAAGGGGCGCGACCCGCGCGACGCGCAGCATCTCACCCAGCGGGTTTGTGGCGTCTGCCCCACTGCGCACGCGATGGCTTCGGCGCGCTGTCTGGACGACGCCTTCGGTGCGGTGGTACCTCCGAACGGACGGATTATCCGGAACCTGATTCAGGGGGCTAACTACATTCAGTCCCACATCCTGCACTTTTACCATTTAGCGGCCCTCGACTACGTCCGCGGTCCTGAGACGGCGCCCTTCATTCCGCGGACCGGCGACGATTACCGGCTGCCGGATGCGGTTAACGACATGGCCGTTCAGCATTACGTGCAGGCACTGGCCATCCGGCGCAGGGCGCACGAGATGCTGGCCATTTTTGGCGCCAAAATGCCTCATATTACCACGATCATGCCGGGTGGTGTTACCGAGAAGGTAACACCGGAAAAGGTTAACCAGTTCCGGGCGATTCTCCAGGAACTTACCGATTTTATCGATAATGTATATGTGCCGGATGTTTTCATGATTGCCGAGGCCTATAAGGATTATTTCGCGATCGGACAGGGCTGTAAAAATATGCTGGCGTTCGGCGTCTTTCCGCTGGACGATGATAGGGACCCGAACGGTCAAAACATGATGATCAAGCGGGGTGCCTATACAAGGGGACGCTTCACCGGGGTAGACCCGAAGAAGTTAACCGAAGACGTAAAGCATTCCTGGTTCAAGGATGAGACTAGCGGGCTCCATCCGGCGGAGGGCAGAACAGAGCCCGAGCCGGGTAAGCCGGATGCTTATTCGTGGATAAAGGCACCGCGTTACGATGGCCTGCCCCACGAGGTGGGGCCCCTGGCCCGGATGTGGGTGAATAAAGTTCCTGAGGTAGTCAATCTGGGCGAGAAGGCCTTCTCCGTGATGGGCCGCCACGCGGCGCGGGCGATTGAGTGTAAGTTGATCGCGCACGCGATGTTCGCGTGGCTCGACCAGCTCAAGCCCGGTGAGCCGACCCACATGCCCTGCTCGGTGCCGCAGGAAGCCCGGGGGATGGGGCTGTGGGAGGCGCCACGCGGCGCTCTGAGCCATTTTATTGAGATCAAGGATTACCGGATCCAGAACTACCAGATTGTATCGTCTACCAGCTGGAACGGGTCACCGCGGGATGACCGGGGGCAGCGCGGACCGATCGAGGAGGCGCTGGTCGGTACACCGGTTAAGGACCCGGAGAACCCGATCGAGGTGGTCCGGGTGGTGCGCTCCTTCGATCCGTGCTTGGCCTGTGCCGCTCACCTTGTTGAAGTGGCGAGCGACCGGTGCCATACCATTCAGGTCGTTACTTAG
- a CDS encoding UPF0182 family protein → MRAGRWLVYLFLGLLLVLYILLGGAAHFYTDWLWFKSLGFQAVFWKTLLTKAGVRAVAGLAVFLFLFLNLWVTRRHFSRPLKVVAGEEQTLQLNPWFDVLSRRLLTLLFLFGSAAVAMIFSSLAGAKWLSWEQFLHPVGFGVQDPFFGKDLGFYLFSLPFYVFLYRFAFGVVLFTTLTVLLIYLLADPLKGYGWWRSPWVVRHLAFLGAVLFVLKAWGYYLHQFLIYYSERGAVFGPGYTDIHASLLAIRVLCFVALVMALVSLYGGIRGSFSYPAGAVAVLVAASFCLGVLYPAVVQKLVVEPNELERERPYIEKAIAFTRMAYGLDAIERRSFPAGKLLRPEDVAANRDAFANIRLWDWQPLKQTYSQLQEMRLYYQFHDIDIDRYRVNGEYRQVMVAARELNQEQLPQQAKTWVNRHLKYTHGYGIAMSPVNEVTPEGLPEFFFKDIPPQTTTDLKITRPEIYFGEVEAPYIIVGTRTGEFDYPRGDANVYTRYRGEGGVRLGGLGRRLMFALSFQDYRLLLSRDVTRDSRVLYYRDIGRRVRKIAPFLRYDHDPYVVLAGGRLFYLWDAYTTSHWFPYAEPHGEFNYIRNAVKVVVDAYTGEVRFYISDPGDPVVKSFARIFPSLFAPLEEMPRELKDHLRYPEDLFLVQAEMYAVYHMQDPQVFYNKEDKWVLPTELFGAEEVRMEPYYVITRLPGAKKPEFMLIMPFTPQNKKNMIAWLAARCDGENYGHLLVYEFPKQELVYGPMQVEARINQDAQISQQLTLWDQRGSRVIRGNLLIIPVKDALIYVEPLYLQAEQSRMPELRRVIVVHGDRIVMESTLAAALERLFAAGSPRSPAGTMEAAGRSVAELVGEANALYRRAEEALRTGDWAGYGKNLSALKEILTELEKRTRAADKVYK, encoded by the coding sequence GTGCGAGCGGGCCGCTGGTTGGTCTACCTTTTCCTGGGGCTGCTCCTGGTCTTGTACATCCTGTTGGGCGGCGCGGCGCATTTTTACACCGACTGGCTTTGGTTCAAGTCCCTCGGGTTTCAGGCGGTTTTCTGGAAAACCCTTCTCACCAAAGCGGGCGTGCGGGCCGTTGCGGGCTTGGCGGTTTTTCTCTTTCTTTTTCTTAACCTGTGGGTAACGCGCCGGCACTTTAGCAGGCCACTGAAGGTCGTTGCCGGCGAAGAGCAGACCTTACAATTAAACCCTTGGTTTGACGTCCTGAGCCGGCGCTTGCTGACGCTGCTCTTTTTGTTCGGCAGTGCTGCCGTAGCCATGATCTTTAGTTCCCTGGCCGGGGCCAAATGGCTTTCGTGGGAACAGTTCCTGCACCCGGTTGGTTTTGGCGTGCAGGACCCGTTTTTCGGTAAAGACCTCGGTTTCTACCTCTTCTCGCTACCATTTTACGTTTTCCTTTACCGTTTTGCCTTCGGGGTCGTCCTTTTTACAACCCTTACGGTGCTCCTGATTTATCTCCTTGCGGATCCCCTTAAGGGTTACGGCTGGTGGCGTTCGCCGTGGGTAGTCCGCCACCTGGCCTTCCTGGGCGCGGTCCTTTTTGTTCTAAAAGCCTGGGGTTATTACCTGCACCAGTTTCTCATCTATTATTCAGAGCGGGGCGCGGTCTTCGGGCCCGGGTACACCGACATCCACGCCAGCCTGTTAGCGATCCGCGTCCTCTGCTTCGTGGCGCTCGTGATGGCCTTGGTGAGCCTTTACGGGGGGATACGCGGTTCTTTTTCCTATCCCGCCGGTGCGGTGGCGGTTCTGGTTGCGGCTTCTTTCTGCCTTGGTGTTCTTTATCCGGCGGTGGTCCAGAAGCTCGTGGTGGAGCCGAACGAGCTTGAGCGGGAGCGTCCCTACATCGAAAAAGCGATTGCCTTCACCAGGATGGCTTACGGACTTGACGCTATCGAGCGGCGGTCGTTTCCGGCGGGGAAACTCCTACGCCCGGAAGATGTGGCGGCGAACCGGGATGCTTTTGCGAATATCCGGCTCTGGGACTGGCAGCCGCTCAAACAGACCTACAGCCAGCTCCAGGAGATGCGTCTTTACTACCAGTTCCACGATATCGACATCGATCGCTACCGGGTGAACGGGGAATACCGCCAGGTGATGGTTGCTGCTCGGGAACTCAACCAGGAGCAGTTACCGCAGCAGGCCAAGACCTGGGTCAACCGCCACCTTAAGTACACGCACGGCTACGGGATTGCTATGAGCCCCGTTAACGAGGTGACGCCGGAGGGGCTGCCCGAGTTTTTCTTCAAAGACATCCCCCCGCAGACCACCACGGACCTCAAGATCACGCGGCCGGAGATCTACTTCGGCGAGGTTGAGGCGCCTTACATCATCGTCGGTACCCGTACGGGCGAGTTCGACTATCCCCGGGGTGACGCGAATGTTTATACCCGGTACCGGGGCGAGGGTGGGGTGCGCTTGGGCGGACTGGGGCGCAGATTGATGTTCGCCCTTTCGTTCCAAGATTACCGTTTGCTTCTCTCCCGCGACGTCACGCGTGACTCTCGGGTTCTCTACTACCGGGATATAGGACGGCGGGTGCGAAAAATTGCGCCTTTTCTGCGCTACGACCACGACCCTTACGTGGTCCTTGCCGGCGGCCGCCTCTTCTACCTGTGGGACGCTTACACGACTTCGCACTGGTTCCCCTACGCAGAGCCGCACGGCGAGTTCAATTATATCCGGAACGCCGTTAAGGTGGTGGTTGATGCCTATACAGGCGAGGTTCGTTTTTACATCAGCGATCCTGGGGACCCAGTTGTGAAGAGTTTCGCTCGTATTTTCCCGTCTCTCTTTGCGCCCCTGGAGGAAATGCCGCGGGAGCTTAAAGACCACCTCCGCTACCCGGAAGATCTCTTTTTGGTCCAGGCCGAAATGTACGCCGTCTACCACATGCAGGATCCCCAGGTTTTCTACAACAAGGAGGATAAATGGGTGCTCCCTACCGAGCTCTTCGGTGCCGAAGAGGTGCGAATGGAGCCTTACTACGTTATCACGCGCCTTCCCGGGGCGAAAAAACCCGAGTTTATGCTCATCATGCCTTTTACCCCCCAGAACAAGAAAAACATGATCGCCTGGCTTGCGGCCCGCTGTGACGGCGAGAACTACGGCCACCTCCTGGTTTACGAGTTTCCGAAACAGGAGCTGGTCTACGGGCCGATGCAGGTTGAAGCCCGGATCAACCAAGACGCGCAGATATCGCAGCAGCTCACCCTCTGGGACCAGCGGGGTTCCCGGGTGATCCGCGGCAACCTCCTGATCATTCCGGTGAAGGATGCGCTCATCTATGTTGAGCCGCTCTACTTGCAGGCGGAGCAGTCCCGGATGCCCGAGCTCCGGCGGGTTATCGTGGTTCACGGTGACCGGATCGTGATGGAAAGCACGCTGGCGGCGGCACTCGAGCGGCTTTTTGCAGCCGGTTCTCCTCGATCCCCTGCCGGCACGATGGAGGCGGCGGGGCGTTCGGTTGCGGAATTAGTGGGCGAGGCCAACGCTCTTTACCGGCGGGCGGAGGAGGCCCTGAGGACCGGTGACTGGGCTGGCTACGGCAAAAACCTATCGGCACTAAAAGAGATTCTCACAGAACTTGAGAAGAGAACCCGCGCGGCCGATAAAGTATACAAATAG
- a CDS encoding 6-phosphofructokinase, with product MPRTKVQIKRIGVLTGGGDAPGLNAVIRAVVKVATREYGLTVIGFEDGFGGLIENRARRLTEKEVVGILPRGGTILGTTNRDNPFHYPVEENGEVVYKDVSGRVMENLAGHGIQGMVIIGGDGSLKIAEELWKRYSLPVIGVPKTIDNDLLATDQTFGFDTAVTTATEALDKLHTTAESHHRVMVLEVMGRYAGWIALHAGVAGGADVILIPEIPFTFEKVCEKVRERRRAGKKFSIVVVAEGAKPVGGELVVKKVVEGSFEPLRLGGIGNVVGDKIEEMTGIETRVTVLGHLQRGGSPTSFDRILATRFGAAAVNFLMEGRYGEMVCLRTPDIGSVPLAEATGAMKRVALGNDLVRAARQMGISFGD from the coding sequence TTGCCGCGGACAAAGGTCCAGATCAAACGGATTGGGGTTTTGACCGGCGGCGGCGACGCGCCGGGGCTCAACGCCGTGATCCGGGCGGTGGTGAAGGTGGCCACGCGGGAATACGGCCTCACAGTGATCGGTTTTGAGGATGGCTTCGGCGGACTGATTGAAAACCGGGCGCGGCGCCTCACAGAAAAAGAGGTGGTGGGCATTTTGCCCCGGGGAGGGACGATCCTCGGCACGACTAACCGGGACAACCCCTTCCACTATCCGGTTGAAGAGAATGGCGAGGTCGTTTATAAGGATGTCTCAGGCCGGGTAATGGAAAACCTTGCCGGACACGGCATCCAAGGGATGGTGATTATTGGTGGTGACGGGAGCCTGAAAATCGCCGAGGAGTTATGGAAGCGTTACAGCCTCCCGGTTATCGGGGTGCCGAAAACGATTGACAACGACCTGTTAGCTACGGATCAGACTTTCGGCTTTGATACCGCGGTGACCACGGCTACGGAGGCTCTCGACAAGCTGCACACCACGGCGGAATCGCACCACCGCGTGATGGTCCTGGAGGTTATGGGGCGGTACGCGGGCTGGATTGCGCTTCATGCGGGTGTTGCCGGGGGCGCCGACGTCATCCTGATACCGGAGATTCCCTTCACCTTCGAGAAGGTTTGTGAAAAAGTACGCGAGCGGCGCAGGGCGGGGAAGAAGTTCTCCATAGTTGTGGTTGCGGAAGGGGCCAAGCCAGTCGGCGGGGAGCTGGTCGTGAAGAAGGTGGTTGAAGGGAGCTTCGAGCCCCTGCGTCTGGGTGGCATCGGCAATGTGGTGGGCGACAAGATAGAAGAAATGACCGGGATTGAGACCAGGGTAACTGTGCTGGGGCATCTCCAGCGCGGCGGCAGCCCGACCTCCTTCGACCGGATATTGGCAACGCGCTTCGGTGCGGCAGCAGTTAATTTCCTCATGGAGGGGCGGTACGGCGAAATGGTCTGTCTGCGGACGCCCGACATCGGTTCGGTGCCGCTTGCCGAAGCGACGGGCGCCATGAAGCGGGTGGCGCTCGGGAACGACCTCGTGCGGGCTGCGCGGCAGATGGGGATCAGCTTTGGGGACTGA